A stretch of the Bacillus sp. FJAT-18017 genome encodes the following:
- a CDS encoding NUDIX hydrolase translates to MGYIEELREVTGQRPLILVGSAVAVFNEKGELLLQKRHDGQWGVPGGLMELGESAEDTARREVAEETGLEIGDLDLVTVLSGNEYFVHLPNGDQYYAVTVVYQTEDIKGGRLRPDGVESIDARFFPLDGLPKKLTRIITSLIKKDWL, encoded by the coding sequence ATGGGATACATAGAAGAACTGCGAGAAGTGACTGGACAACGTCCGCTCATTCTTGTTGGATCAGCGGTGGCTGTTTTTAATGAAAAAGGCGAGCTTCTTTTGCAAAAAAGGCATGACGGCCAATGGGGTGTACCTGGCGGCTTGATGGAGCTTGGCGAGTCGGCTGAGGACACCGCCCGCCGTGAAGTGGCAGAGGAAACAGGGCTGGAGATCGGTGACCTTGACCTGGTCACAGTACTATCAGGCAACGAATACTTTGTTCACCTTCCAAATGGGGACCAGTATTATGCTGTCACGGTTGTGTATCAGACAGAGGATATCAAGGGTGGAAGGCTTCGGCCGGACGGAGTGGAATCGATTGATGCAAGGTTCTTCCCGCTGGATGGCTTGCCTAAAAAGCTCACACGGATTATAACCTCATTGATAAAAAAGGACTGGTTATAG
- the nadR gene encoding multifunctional transcriptional regulator/nicotinamide-nucleotide adenylyltransferase/ribosylnicotinamide kinase NadR, with amino-acid sequence MTAGKVGMFGGKFYPLHIGHVYAMIKASTMVDELHVIVSYDDSYERNVILKNAMIPHIPHQIRLRWWTELTKELPHVFVHAVEEIQTGQFSDWERGAELINAAVGKEIDTVFSSEPSYGGNFEKLYPAARHVVIDPERQAYSISGTMLRTEGPIKHWQWLPDCVKPYFAKKVVVVGTESCGKSTLVRNLAALYNTAFVEEYGRTFYEKVGGCEGITLDEDFSQIAFGHKCREEEKLQQANKVLFVDTEAIVTQYFSIAYQGKRQAILDEIARTQTYDLWLLLEPDVEWVDDGTRSFGEQEVRERNHMILKGLLDEHAISYQTISGNYQERLEKAVRLVGELLNE; translated from the coding sequence GTGACCGCGGGCAAAGTAGGAATGTTCGGGGGGAAATTCTACCCTCTTCATATAGGCCATGTATACGCGATGATAAAGGCTAGCACCATGGTCGATGAATTGCATGTGATTGTTTCGTATGATGATAGTTATGAGCGAAATGTTATTCTTAAAAATGCCATGATCCCGCACATTCCCCACCAAATCCGGCTTCGCTGGTGGACAGAGCTGACAAAGGAGTTGCCGCATGTTTTTGTGCATGCTGTAGAGGAAATCCAAACAGGCCAGTTTTCAGATTGGGAGCGTGGAGCTGAACTGATCAATGCTGCTGTCGGGAAGGAAATCGATACGGTGTTTAGCTCGGAGCCTTCATACGGTGGTAATTTTGAAAAATTGTACCCAGCAGCCCGGCATGTTGTAATTGATCCAGAGCGGCAGGCTTATTCTATTTCCGGGACAATGCTTCGTACTGAAGGACCCATAAAGCATTGGCAGTGGCTCCCCGACTGTGTGAAACCGTACTTTGCTAAAAAGGTTGTCGTTGTCGGTACGGAAAGCTGCGGCAAATCAACTCTCGTCCGGAATCTGGCTGCATTATACAATACTGCGTTTGTAGAAGAATATGGGCGGACTTTTTATGAAAAAGTAGGTGGCTGTGAAGGGATAACGCTCGATGAAGATTTTTCGCAAATTGCTTTTGGGCATAAATGCCGGGAAGAGGAAAAGCTTCAACAAGCCAATAAAGTGTTGTTTGTCGATACGGAAGCTATTGTCACTCAATACTTCTCAATTGCTTATCAGGGAAAAAGGCAGGCAATCCTCGATGAAATCGCAAGAACACAAACCTACGATTTATGGCTGCTGCTTGAGCCGGATGTAGAGTGGGTCGATGATGGCACGCGCTCATTTGGCGAGCAGGAAGTTCGGGAGCGGAATCATATGATTCTCAAAGGCTTGCTCGATGAACATGCGATTTCGTATCAAACCATCAGTGGCAATTATCAGGAAAGGCTCGAAAAGGCTGTTCGGCTAGTTGGTGAACTGCTTAACGAGTAA
- the pnuC gene encoding nicotinamide riboside transporter PnuC gives MLKDWTVFEKVWLLAFTAINIFLFFAWDDTFIGLISSITGMLCVVLVAKGKISNYYFGIIQTGTYAYISYTYGLYGEAMLNALFYFPLQFIGIYYWKKNQVGQGTIGEDVAVKRLTRKQWIWLIVIMVVSSAVYAEILHLIGGQQVRIDSVAVVLSVIAQILMVKRFAEQWALWIMVNVLSILLWAITLFQTGGNDYNMLVMWSAFLINSIYGYINWIKMSKNQGVVQA, from the coding sequence GTGTTAAAGGATTGGACAGTATTTGAGAAGGTTTGGCTGCTGGCGTTCACGGCAATCAACATTTTTTTGTTTTTTGCATGGGATGACACATTTATTGGATTGATTAGTTCAATTACCGGAATGCTGTGCGTCGTATTGGTCGCAAAGGGGAAAATCAGCAATTACTATTTTGGGATTATCCAGACAGGTACATATGCGTACATCTCATACACGTATGGCTTGTATGGGGAGGCGATGCTAAATGCGTTGTTTTATTTTCCGCTGCAATTCATCGGAATTTATTATTGGAAAAAGAACCAAGTCGGCCAGGGAACTATCGGTGAGGATGTTGCTGTAAAGAGGCTGACAAGGAAGCAATGGATTTGGCTGATTGTCATTATGGTCGTTTCCTCGGCAGTCTATGCGGAAATCCTGCACTTGATTGGCGGCCAGCAGGTCCGTATCGATTCAGTGGCAGTTGTATTGTCAGTCATCGCGCAAATTCTCATGGTAAAGCGGTTTGCCGAACAATGGGCGCTGTGGATTATGGTCAATGTACTCTCAATTTTACTCTGGGCAATCACCTTGTTCCAAACGGGTGGAAATGACTACAACATGCTCGTGATGTGGAGCGCGTTTTTAATTAATAGCATTTATGGATACATTAACTGGATTAAAATGTCCAAGAATCAGGGAGTGGTTCAGGCGTGA
- a CDS encoding DUF3231 family protein — MEDHHSHVKLTSAELAYLWTTYLSDGMSVCMLKHFLKHVEDEAIQSVAAHALKLSEQHIDFIETLFAGENIQIPVGYTDSDVNLNAAPLFSNSFYLNYIRNMSKGGLVTYGRILQNVYREDIRAFYNECLTDTIELDTSAVSLLLKKGLAVRPPSIPYPDQIQFVHKQSFILEGLGRRETLTGTEVTNLYANINSNHFGSCLATAFAQVAQSDKVRDYLLRGKEIALKHINVLGSYLKMASLPVPMSYDHEVTKSTDVTFSDKLLMFHFNLMIYAGIGNYGLSISETQRSDLINDYSRLTAEILKFSEDGANIMIANQWLEQPPLSANRRDLAKE; from the coding sequence ATGGAAGATCATCATAGCCATGTAAAACTGACATCTGCTGAGTTGGCCTATTTATGGACAACGTATTTATCAGATGGAATGTCCGTTTGCATGTTGAAACATTTTCTAAAACATGTCGAGGATGAGGCAATCCAATCAGTTGCTGCTCATGCCCTCAAATTATCAGAACAGCATATTGACTTTATAGAGACATTATTTGCGGGAGAGAATATTCAAATTCCGGTTGGTTATACGGATTCTGATGTGAATTTAAATGCTGCGCCGTTATTTTCAAATTCATTTTACCTAAATTATATCCGGAACATGTCAAAAGGTGGTTTAGTTACATACGGCAGGATTCTTCAAAATGTTTATCGCGAGGATATCCGCGCTTTTTATAACGAATGCCTGACCGATACTATTGAGCTGGATACATCAGCTGTGAGCCTTTTGCTGAAAAAAGGACTTGCCGTCAGGCCGCCTTCCATTCCTTATCCTGATCAGATACAGTTTGTACATAAGCAGTCGTTTATCCTGGAGGGCTTGGGAAGACGGGAAACTCTTACAGGTACAGAAGTGACCAATTTATATGCCAACATTAACTCAAATCATTTCGGAAGCTGTTTGGCCACCGCCTTTGCCCAGGTTGCCCAATCCGATAAGGTAAGGGATTATCTTTTACGAGGAAAAGAAATTGCTCTTAAGCACATAAACGTATTAGGCAGTTACTTGAAAATGGCCTCTTTGCCGGTTCCAATGTCTTATGACCATGAAGTTACGAAATCGACCGATGTAACGTTCTCGGATAAATTGCTTATGTTTCATTTCAACCTCATGATTTATGCCGGCATAGGCAATTACGGGTTATCCATATCAGAAACACAGCGTTCAGATTTAATTAATGATTATTCCCGCCTTACCGCGGAAATTCTTAAATTTTCAGAGGATGGGGCCAATATCATGATTGCTAACCAATGGCTTGAGCAGCCTCCACTATCAGCAAATCGCAGGGATTTGGCAAAAGAATAA
- a CDS encoding DoxX family membrane protein — MFNKFLRENKIVAALLAVLRVYLGYAWFTAGLGKIQSGAFDASGFIQGAIANPVKGPDGGVVYGWYVDFLQSVALPNIDLFNVLVPWGELLVGLGLMLGCLTTAAMFFGLVMNFAFFFAGTVSHNPTDILFGFILLAAGANAGKYGLDRWVLPYINKAVFKKEQLQN; from the coding sequence ATGTTTAACAAATTCTTACGGGAAAACAAGATTGTTGCTGCTCTGCTCGCTGTACTTCGTGTGTATCTCGGTTATGCCTGGTTCACTGCAGGTCTTGGTAAAATTCAGAGCGGAGCATTCGACGCCAGCGGATTCATTCAAGGTGCAATCGCCAACCCGGTTAAAGGCCCAGACGGCGGTGTCGTCTACGGCTGGTACGTGGACTTCCTGCAAAGTGTAGCACTTCCTAACATTGACCTGTTCAACGTTCTTGTTCCTTGGGGCGAACTGCTTGTAGGTCTTGGACTAATGCTCGGCTGCCTGACAACTGCTGCAATGTTCTTCGGTCTAGTAATGAACTTCGCGTTCTTCTTTGCCGGAACAGTCAGCCACAACCCAACTGATATTCTGTTTGGATTCATCTTGCTTGCAGCTGGTGCAAACGCTGGTAAATACGGTCTTGACCGCTGGGTGCTTCCTTACATCAACAAAGCAGTCTTCAAAAAAGAACAGCTTCAAAACTAA
- a CDS encoding LVIVD repeat-containing protein — MKKRILINTALAGVLVFSAGGTSVFAHDEFGGGVEKGENLAGVELTVPLLEGSKNVGALKEVAAVGLKQIREGVKNTTGDVYAYKGFAYLGTHSANGGGGGVRVFDMKDPSNPVEVSHFAAIPGTWQEKVIVKSVNTPNFKGDLAAVSVQKLDRNNPNAKGGFVLYDVTNPRNPKELGFWEDTSGSRGTHELYLTVQGNNVYVLTANCYADLYSHGEKMDVNIVDITNPAKPNTVFEFDPRDHIAEISDSNYDGYNWTDESGVKRTAFAHSVKTDGTGKTAFLSYWDLGTIILDISDAANPVYLGRTDFANNVQGAAHSMDLAKGGTVLVETREVFGPTRDGFESAYGYTMIYDIKDKTNPKLLSTFRTDFTDKIPGGATVHDPKVHGNTLYLSHYSGGVRTVDITNPSSPVETGVYIPSKSNIWGVFVDRNYVLASDIGSGLKVLQKNNSNSPGEIE, encoded by the coding sequence ATGAAGAAAAGGATTCTGATTAACACCGCCTTGGCTGGAGTATTGGTTTTTTCAGCCGGAGGTACATCGGTATTTGCCCACGATGAGTTTGGGGGCGGAGTGGAAAAGGGAGAAAATCTGGCAGGGGTGGAACTGACTGTCCCGCTGCTTGAAGGCAGCAAAAATGTTGGCGCGCTTAAGGAAGTGGCAGCTGTTGGATTGAAACAGATTCGTGAAGGAGTCAAAAATACAACAGGAGATGTCTACGCCTATAAAGGCTTTGCTTATCTTGGAACACACTCAGCCAACGGAGGCGGGGGCGGTGTCCGCGTGTTTGATATGAAAGATCCGTCTAATCCGGTTGAAGTTTCCCACTTTGCGGCAATTCCGGGGACCTGGCAGGAAAAAGTGATTGTCAAATCTGTCAACACACCAAACTTTAAAGGAGACCTTGCTGCTGTAAGTGTACAGAAGCTGGACCGCAATAACCCAAATGCAAAGGGCGGCTTTGTCCTGTATGATGTCACAAACCCGCGGAACCCAAAGGAACTCGGTTTCTGGGAAGACACTTCAGGCTCACGCGGTACACATGAGCTTTATTTGACCGTTCAGGGAAATAACGTCTATGTATTGACAGCAAATTGCTATGCCGACCTCTACTCCCATGGTGAAAAAATGGATGTTAACATTGTCGATATAACCAATCCTGCTAAACCTAATACAGTTTTTGAGTTTGACCCGCGTGATCATATTGCAGAAATCAGTGATTCCAACTATGATGGCTACAATTGGACAGATGAGTCTGGAGTGAAACGTACTGCTTTTGCCCACAGTGTAAAAACCGATGGTACTGGAAAAACTGCTTTCCTTTCCTATTGGGATTTAGGAACCATTATCCTGGATATCAGTGATGCAGCTAACCCTGTATACCTGGGAAGGACCGATTTCGCGAACAATGTACAGGGAGCAGCCCATTCCATGGATTTAGCAAAAGGGGGCACTGTCCTTGTTGAAACAAGGGAGGTATTTGGGCCGACACGCGATGGTTTTGAATCGGCTTATGGCTATACGATGATTTATGACATTAAGGATAAAACGAATCCGAAGCTCTTGAGCACTTTCAGGACAGATTTTACTGACAAAATTCCTGGTGGTGCAACGGTCCATGACCCTAAAGTCCATGGAAACACGTTGTATCTGTCCCATTACTCAGGCGGAGTTAGGACTGTCGATATCACGAACCCATCTTCACCAGTTGAAACTGGTGTCTACATCCCAAGCAAATCGAATATCTGGGGAGTGTTTGTAGACCGTAATTATGTCCTCGCGTCCGATATTGGATCAGGGTTGAAGGTTTTGCAAAAGAATAACTCAAACTCACCTGGTGAAATAGAATAA
- the yfkAB gene encoding radical SAM/CxCxxxxC motif protein YfkAB, whose amino-acid sequence MLTTKRKITPDYDPWEAYMDIEQYGKPMLTNIEFTTTTLCNMRCEHCAVGYTLQPKDPNALPLELLLQRLDEIPALRSLSITGGEPMLSLSSVKNYVVPILKYAHERGVRTQINSNLTLDLARYELIVPYLDVLHISHNWGTVDDFVEGGFARMNRKPDYKQRENYFKRMIENSRALVKAGVMVSAETMLNKRTLLHLERIHKQIVEEMLCQRHEVHPMYPSDFASNLEVLSLDEIRSAVHHLLDIRDENVWMLFGTLPFYACSGNKDDLELLQRLYKSKNVTVRNDPDGRSRLNVNIFNGDIIVTDFGDTPPLGNVQTDSLPDAFEKWQTSDLAKSLSCHCPAVSCLGPNILVKNSYYQDNDFSKLRNNISK is encoded by the coding sequence ATGTTAACAACAAAGCGCAAGATTACCCCTGACTACGACCCGTGGGAAGCATATATGGATATTGAACAGTATGGAAAGCCGATGCTTACCAACATTGAATTTACAACAACGACTCTATGCAATATGCGCTGTGAGCATTGTGCGGTGGGCTACACGCTTCAGCCGAAGGACCCGAACGCATTGCCGCTTGAGCTTCTTTTACAAAGGCTAGATGAGATCCCTGCACTGAGGTCGCTGAGCATCACCGGCGGAGAGCCGATGCTTTCCCTTTCGTCTGTCAAAAATTACGTCGTGCCGATATTAAAATACGCACACGAACGAGGCGTGCGCACACAAATCAATTCGAATTTGACACTTGATCTGGCCCGCTACGAGCTAATTGTCCCGTATCTTGATGTTCTACATATCTCTCATAATTGGGGGACGGTTGATGACTTTGTTGAGGGCGGCTTTGCCCGGATGAACAGGAAACCGGATTACAAACAGCGAGAGAACTATTTTAAAAGAATGATAGAAAATAGCAGGGCACTGGTGAAAGCTGGGGTCATGGTATCTGCAGAGACAATGCTAAACAAGCGGACACTGCTGCATCTTGAACGCATCCACAAGCAGATTGTTGAGGAGATGCTCTGCCAAAGGCATGAGGTGCACCCTATGTACCCTAGCGATTTCGCAAGCAATCTTGAGGTATTGTCGCTTGATGAAATTCGCTCAGCCGTCCATCATCTGCTTGATATCCGCGATGAAAATGTTTGGATGCTGTTTGGAACACTGCCGTTCTATGCGTGCAGCGGAAACAAGGATGACCTTGAACTCTTACAGCGCCTTTATAAGAGCAAGAATGTGACTGTCCGGAATGATCCTGATGGCCGCTCAAGACTGAATGTTAATATTTTTAATGGCGATATCATCGTGACTGATTTCGGAGATACTCCGCCGCTTGGCAATGTCCAGACTGACAGCCTTCCCGATGCCTTTGAAAAATGGCAGACATCCGACCTGGCTAAGAGCCTTAGCTGCCACTGTCCGGCTGTTTCATGCCTGGGTCCAAATATATTAGTCAAGAATAGCTATTATCAGGACAATGATTTTAGCAAGCTTCGCAACAACATTAGTAAATGA